The Metabacillus schmidteae nucleotide sequence AAAGTTTTGCAATGAACCAGCAGTAGCAAGACTAAACGTTAGAAGAAAAGAAGCAAACATTCCTAAACATAAAACATACCTCTTAGAAAAAGCTTTGGAAATAGGTCCGAAACTTAAGAGACCGATGGCATAACAAAAGGTAAAGATCGTGCTAGAGAAAACAGCTTCTTCATATGTAGAGGAAAGGCCATCCGCCAGGTGAGAGTACATAGGAATAAGTAAATAGATATTACTTGCTACACAAACAGCAGCAAGCCAAAAATAAAAAGAAATAAGCTGATTTTTCAACCAAACCACCTCCTTCTGTCATTTTATGTTCCACCATAGGCTTTGGTGTCCCTTAGACAAAAGTTGGTAGGCATGAAAAATGGAATTTACTTAAAAAGTAAAGTAAAATAGTAATAGATAATTAGAAACATTGTAGAAGAGACAGTGTGAAATTACGAACTAAGTTTTGGTGTCTAGCTCCAGCGCCTAGCCCCTCTAGGGTCTAGCCACAAATGAATTGAAGACAAAGAACGTCTTCTATTCATTTGTGTCTTATTTGCCCTAGGCTGGACAAGGCGCTTGCGCTTTTCCAAATAAACCTATGACTACCACGCTATTTTAGTTGTGGTATTTATTTTTTCATCATAAAAAAGCAAGATTCTAAAACGTTAGCGGGGGTATTTAGCTTGACGATTCAATTTATTCTAGGTCGCTCTGGCAGCGGAAAAACAGAAACAATATTAAATGAAATTAGACATAGCTTATTTGAAGAACCAATTGGACGGCCGATCATTTACCTTGTTCCAGACCAGATGACATTTGGAGCTGAGTACGAATTAATTCGCACCCCCAACTTAGGTGGAATGATTAGAGCACAAACCTTTAGTTTCAGCCGTTTGGCTTGGAGGGTGCTGCAGGAAACAGGCGGGATGACGCGCCAGCATCTATCAAGTACCGGCATTCAAATGTTATTAAGAAAATTAGTAGAACAATATAAACAGGAATTTAAGGTGTTTTCAAAAGCAAGTGATAAAAATGGTTTTATTGAACAACTAGAGACCATGCTTACAGAATTTAAACGATACTGTTTATCACCGGAAGAGCTGGAACAATATCTAGCAGGCGCTCAAACAGAGCTTGATCAAAAATCATTAACAGATAAGCTTCATGACATGGCTATTCTCTATAAGCAAATGGAAATTCAATTAAGTCAGCAGTATGTTGATTCTGAAGATTATTTAAAACTGCTTGCAGAAAAAGTACAAGACTCAAGTTATCTACAATCAGCAGATGTGTATATTGATGGCTTTCATAGCTTTACACCACAAGAATTTGAAGTGATAGGCTCTTTAATCAAGCATGCCAAAAATGTAAAAATTGCACTTACGGCGGACAAGCCGTACGAAAATTTCCTTCCGCATGAATTGCATTTATTTCAAATGACAGGAAAAACCTATCATAAAATTCTTCAGCTGGCGACAGAAGCCGGCAAAGAAGTAGACAAACCTATCCTTCTTAAGGAGCAGCATCGTTTTTATAAAAGCCCTTCTCTGCAGCATCTAGAAGCATTTTTTGATATGAGACCAACACAAGTATTTGATGAAAACACAGATCTTACTATTTACCAAGCTGCAAACCGCCGTTCTGAAATTGAAGGGATTGCAAGAAATATTCAATCACTCATCAGACAAGGAGAGTACCGATACCGGGATATCGCTTTGCTTGTTCGAAATTCTAATGAATATCGGGACGTAATTGAACAGGTTTTTCGTGATTATGAGGTTCCGTTTTTCATTGATCAAAAACGATCGATGTTAAATCATCCATTAGTAGAACTTATTCGTTCAACTTTAGAGGTAATCAACGGTCATTGGCGATATGAGGCCGTGTTCCGTGGAGTGAAAACAGAATTGCTGTTTCCGTTAACAGAGAAAGTCCAATCTCTTCGTGAGGATATAGACCTGCTGGAAAACTATGTTTTATCTTATGGCATTCAAGGCTCAAAATGGACAAAGGATGAGCGTTGGCGTTACCGTCGTTTTTATTCACTTGACGATGAATTCGTCGTTACAGATGAAGAAAAACAAATGGAAGACAAATTAAATCAGCTGCGGGAGCTGATTGTCCAACCGGTTCAATCCTTGCATAAAAGATTAAAACGAAGTAAAACAGGACGTTCTCTTGCAGAGGCTCTGTATTTATATTTAGAAGAATTACAGATTCCCCAGAAGCTGGAAGCACTCCGTCAAAAAGCAGAGGAAAAAGGACAGTTATTAGAAGCACGGGAGCATGACCAAGTATGGCAGGCAGTTGTGAATCTATTAGATGAGTTTGTAGAAATGATGGCAGAAGAGCCTGTTTCATTAAAGCTTTTTTCTGAAATGCTTGAAACTGGTTTAGAATCGATGAAGTTCTCACTTGTTCCACCGGCCATTGATCAAGTATTAATTGCCGACTTAGAAAAATCAAGGTTCTTTCATGTGAAATGCTCCTTCATTGTTGGGGCAAATGATGGGGTTATTCCGGCCAGACCGAAGGAAGAAGGTATTTTAACAGAGGATGACAGAGAGTTCCTCCACTATCAAGGTGTTGAATTAGCCCCTACAGCGAGACAGCAGCTCTTAGATGAAAACTTTGTTATTTATATGGGGTTATCAAGTCCATCTGAAAAGCTTTTTATATCGTATCCAATGGCAGATGAAGAGGGAAAGGCACTGCTTCCATCTGTAATCATTAAAAGAATACAGGAAATGTTTCCTCAGATTAAACAACAAAGGCTGATCAATGAGCCTGAGCAGCTTAAACCTGAGGATCAGTTATCTTTTATTGTTAATCAAAATGTAACACTTTCTTATGTGACCTCACAGTTACAATTCTGGAAAAGAGGATACCCGATTCATCCGCTATGGTGGGATGCCTATAACTATTTCGTGACATCAGAAAATAAGCTAATGACCAAGAAGGTGTTAAGTAGTTTATTATACGAAAACAAATCAAAGCAGCTTGAGCCAAACATAAGTAGAGAGCTGTACGGTGAGCATATTCAAGGTAGTGTGTCGCGAATGGAGAAATTTAATAGCTGCCCATTCGCCCATTTTGCATCACATGGCTTAAAGCTGAGAGAAAGGCAATTTTTCAAGCTTGAGGCACCTGATATTGGACAAATGTTCCACTCTGCTCTTAAGCTCATTTCAGATCGTTTGCAGCAATTGCAGCTTGATTGGAGGGAGCTTACGAAAGATCAGTGTGAGCGACTTTCGAATGATGCTGTTGAACGATTAGCGCCACGATTGCAAAAGGAAATTTTATTAAGCTCGAATCGCTATCACTATATAAAAAGAAAGCTTCAAAAAATTCTTGCCCGCGCTTCATCTATCTTAAGTGAGCATGCCAAAGCAAGCGGATTTGCCCCAGTAGGATTGGAGCTGGGCTTTGGAAAAGGCGGGGAACTGCCGCCAATTCGTTTTACGCTGCCGAACGGCTGCACGATGGAGGTAGCAGGGAGAATTGATCGTGTGGATAAAGCGACAGGTTCAAATGGTGTGTTATTACGAATTGTTGACTATAAATCCAGTGAAAAAAATGTCCAGCTTTCTGAAGTGTATTATGGATTAGCATTGCAAATGCTCACATATTTGGATGTTATTATTTCAAACTCCAATTTATGGCTAGGTGTAAAGGCGACTCCTGCAGGTGTATTGTATTTCCATGTGCATGATCCGATGATTCAAGCATCATCTCTATTACCTGAAGATAAGCTTGACGATGAAATTTTTAAGAAGTTTAAAATGAAGGGCCTCTTACTAGGTGATGAAGAAACAGTTAAATTAATGGATAACACATTAACTGAAGGAGGCACATCTAATATTATCGCTGCAGGCTTGAAAAAAGATGGTGGATTCCGTTCAACATCCTCGATTGCCAGCGTTGAGGAATTTGAGCTGTTACGCAACCATGTTCGTTCTACATTTAAAAAAATTGGGACAAATATTACCGATGGTGTAACCGATATTAGCCCATACAAGCTCAAGGACAAAATGCCATGTACGTATTGTGAATATAAATCGGTTTGTCAATTTGATGAATCGTTAGAGGAAAATAATTTCCGCATCTTAAAAAGTGAGAAAAATGATGAGGTGCTAAAAAAACTAAGAGAGGAGGCAGGGCATCATGAATGAACTTATTCCAAAGCCGGAAAATAGTCAATGGACAGATGATCAGTGGAAAGCGATTGTCGCTAGCGGACAGGATATATTAGTTGCTGCAGCAGCAGGTTCCGGAAAAACAGCTGTCTTAGTTGAGCGAATCATCCGAAAGATTTTAAATCGCGAAAACCCTGTTGATGTTGATTCACTATTAGTCGTTACGTTTACAAATGCCTCCGCTGCTGAAATGAGGAGCCGTATTGGTGAAGCTCTTGAAAAGGCGTTAAAAGAGAATCCATCATCTCTTCATTTACGAAGACAGCTTACATTGCTCAATAAAGCATCTATTTCAACTTTACATTCATTTTGTTTACAAGTTGTACGAAAATATTATTATTTGATTAATATTGATCCAAGCTTCCGCATCGCTGATCAAACAGAGGGACAACTACTGATTGATGAAGTTCTTGATGAGATGTTTGAAGAAGAATATAGTCTGGAAGACAATGAAGAGTTTTTTGACTTAGTTGATCGATATACATCAGACCGTAGTGATCTTGAACTGCAATCATTGATTCGGGAGCTTTACTTTTTCTCAAGATCACATCCAACACCAACTGTTTGGCTTGATCAGCTGATAGAGATGTACGATATTGACGAAAATGATATCGATTCTTTGCCGTTCATTACGTATCTCCTACAGGATATTGGGATGCAGCTGACAGGGGCTAAAGATCAGTTATTACAAGCGATGGAATTGACAAAGCAGCCAGCTGGACCGGCTCCAAGAGCGGAAAACTTAGAGGATGATTTAAAACAGATTTCTGACATTATTGCACACAAGGATTCGTGGGATAAGCTGGGAGAACACCTGAAAAACTTTAAAATGACCCGCGCAAAAATTGTAAAAGGTGATCAATACGATAAAAGTCTTACTGATCAAGTGACATCACTGCGAAATGCAGCGAAAAAACAAATCGAGCAGCTTCGGGATGAACTTTTTTCTCGGCCATTGGCAGCGTATATTCAAGACTTCGAACACTTAAAACCTGTTGTGAAAAAACTTGTTTCACTGGTGCAACAGTTTGCAGA carries:
- the addB gene encoding helicase-exonuclease AddAB subunit AddB, yielding MTIQFILGRSGSGKTETILNEIRHSLFEEPIGRPIIYLVPDQMTFGAEYELIRTPNLGGMIRAQTFSFSRLAWRVLQETGGMTRQHLSSTGIQMLLRKLVEQYKQEFKVFSKASDKNGFIEQLETMLTEFKRYCLSPEELEQYLAGAQTELDQKSLTDKLHDMAILYKQMEIQLSQQYVDSEDYLKLLAEKVQDSSYLQSADVYIDGFHSFTPQEFEVIGSLIKHAKNVKIALTADKPYENFLPHELHLFQMTGKTYHKILQLATEAGKEVDKPILLKEQHRFYKSPSLQHLEAFFDMRPTQVFDENTDLTIYQAANRRSEIEGIARNIQSLIRQGEYRYRDIALLVRNSNEYRDVIEQVFRDYEVPFFIDQKRSMLNHPLVELIRSTLEVINGHWRYEAVFRGVKTELLFPLTEKVQSLREDIDLLENYVLSYGIQGSKWTKDERWRYRRFYSLDDEFVVTDEEKQMEDKLNQLRELIVQPVQSLHKRLKRSKTGRSLAEALYLYLEELQIPQKLEALRQKAEEKGQLLEAREHDQVWQAVVNLLDEFVEMMAEEPVSLKLFSEMLETGLESMKFSLVPPAIDQVLIADLEKSRFFHVKCSFIVGANDGVIPARPKEEGILTEDDREFLHYQGVELAPTARQQLLDENFVIYMGLSSPSEKLFISYPMADEEGKALLPSVIIKRIQEMFPQIKQQRLINEPEQLKPEDQLSFIVNQNVTLSYVTSQLQFWKRGYPIHPLWWDAYNYFVTSENKLMTKKVLSSLLYENKSKQLEPNISRELYGEHIQGSVSRMEKFNSCPFAHFASHGLKLRERQFFKLEAPDIGQMFHSALKLISDRLQQLQLDWRELTKDQCERLSNDAVERLAPRLQKEILLSSNRYHYIKRKLQKILARASSILSEHAKASGFAPVGLELGFGKGGELPPIRFTLPNGCTMEVAGRIDRVDKATGSNGVLLRIVDYKSSEKNVQLSEVYYGLALQMLTYLDVIISNSNLWLGVKATPAGVLYFHVHDPMIQASSLLPEDKLDDEIFKKFKMKGLLLGDEETVKLMDNTLTEGGTSNIIAAGLKKDGGFRSTSSIASVEEFELLRNHVRSTFKKIGTNITDGVTDISPYKLKDKMPCTYCEYKSVCQFDESLEENNFRILKSEKNDEVLKKLREEAGHHE